CCGATGCCGCCGACAAGATCTTGAAGACGTCGAAGTTGGGCACGCGTAAGAGCCCCAACAAGATGAAGCCGAAAGAGGTCGACATTCTCTTCGACGCGATGCAGAACGTGAACGTGAACGAAGGGCAGTCGATGAACGTTTATCGCTATGCCAACCGCGTTCCGCTGCAGTTCCAGCATGGCGACTGTGCGATTACCAAGACCATCGCCGGCACCAACTGGCGGTCGTATGGCTTGTCGCAATCGCGGGGCAACTTGCCAAGCGGCCCGGTGACCATCATGGTTCACATCGCCAGCGTCTGGGTTCCGTTTACGAACCAGGCCAAGGAAGCGGTGGCGAGCTATGACGAGATCCAAAAGGAAATGCGACTCGCCCTGCAAACGGTCGGTCGAAAGCTCGGCATGTTCCTGCGTCGCCGAATGAAGGTGAAGCAGCAGGCCGATCGTCGTAGCATCTTCCGTCGCTACCTCGGCGAAGTCGCCCAGGCCGTAAGCGATATCAATGGTGTCGAGAAAGAAGACATCTACGAAAAGCTGCTTCAGGTCGCCAAGAAGAAGACCGCCGAAGCGGACATGGTCTTCGACGAAAGCGGCAAGGCGATCGATCCGGCTCAAGCCGATTACGGCGGTGGCGTTCTGATCGTTGAGAAAGACGAAGAAGAGATGCTGGCCGACATGCTCAATCGACCAGCCGAAGCGGCTCCAAGCAGCAGCTCCGACGACGCTCAGAACGAGCTGTTCGATGAGGACGAAGACGAAGCGGACGACGAATAATCGTCGCGCTGCCTCTCGCCGATAAACTCCCACTCAAAGCCTCGCCCAGGTTCCCTCTGGTCGAGGCTTTTTAGTGCGCTGTACCGTTTCATTTAATGACCTTCCTGCCACCGCAACCATTCTCAATACCCTCTGAGTATCGGCTTGAAACCGATCAGGGCGTGCGGCAAAAGGGTGATCTTCTGCCAAGCACCTCGATGCGATCCCCTTAGTCTTGCGGGAAGACACCACCCTAGCCAGAAGGGATTTCACACCTGAAGCACTACACTTTTGTATTTTGCATGATTTTACAATTGACACCCTGCCGAAAGCTATATATCACGGGATATATCACAGCCTACCTCCTCCTATCTCATCTCGATCCCTATTTTCGGTGGAAGGATTTTCCCATGAAAAAGCGAGCCTTCACGCTCGTCGAGCTGCTTGTGGTGATCGCCATCATCGGTGTTTTGATCGCCCTGCTGCTTCCGGCCGTACAACAAGCCCGCGAAGCTGCCCGGCGGATGCAATGCAACAACAACCTCAAACAAATCGGCCTTGGCCTGCACAATTTCCACGACACCTACGGCCGATTTCCGGCGAGCTACGGCTTCAACGATCAGGCCAACGCCGGCAGTTGGGTGAAAGCCTGGGGCTGGGGATCGCGGATCCTTCCGTTCCTGGAACAGTCGGCCCTGCACGATCTGCTGGGTGTTTCACGACGCGAATTCAACGACGCGTTGCCAGGCAATAATTCGTCGAGTTGGCCAGCGGTTGAAGTCGCTGCCATGCGAACGCCACTTGATGCGTTCATTTGCCCCAGCGATCCTGGCGACGACATCAATACCTCGGTCGACTTCTGCCACACGGGCGGCCCCGACAGCACCAAGCCAGCCAAAAGCAACTATGCCGGCGTCATGGGTCACTATACGACGAACTGGTACGCATCCCCTTCGGCCAGTATCCCCAACCAACATGGCGTGATGAATCCGCAGGAAGGGGCTCGCATGGCTGACATCACCGACGGAACGAGCAATACGTTTGCCATCGGCGAACGGGACTCGATCCATCATGCCGCCTACTGGGTTGGCCCTGGCAACGTGAATTCGGAATCGTCGTGGTCTTCACCGAAAGCGATCGGACGGACGTTTGGCCAGAAGGTAAACCAGCCGTTGGTCGGACGTTTCTACCTTGCTTTTTCCAGCCTCCACCCAGGCGGGGCCAACTTCCTGTTTGCCGACGGCAGCGTGCACTTCATCGCGGAAACGATCGAGTCGAAGGAAGGATTGAAGAACGACGGAAACCCAGCCGCGTGGTACACCTCGTACAACGATCTCGATACGTCGACGGTGGGCGTTTATCAGAAGCTTGGTTTACGTGACGATGGCCAGTCGGTCGGACAGTACTAAACCTAGCGGAGATCAAACCGATGCGATTTTACATGAACGCAACGGGCAATCTCGCTCGTTGCTTGTTTCTGTTGATGTTGTTGGTCGTCACCGGCTGCAGTGGAGGAGGTCTTCCTTCGCTATCGGGCGTGGTGACCATCGATGGCAAACCAGCCCCGGCCGGCGTAGCGTTACAGTTCTCGCCCACGACCGACGGCGGTTCTCCTTCGTATGCCCAGACCGACCAGAGCGGTCACTACGTCGCGCAGTTCTCGTTCAACAAGCCTGGCATTCAACTCGGAGAGCACTCGGTGAAGTTGATCCCAGGTTCGGTCGAAGCACCGATGCCTGAGATTGGCCCCGATGGTCGCCCGGTCGGACCGCTGCCGAAGAATCCGATGGCCGATCTGCCCCGCGGCTATTGGGAAGAAATCGAGGTCATTGTGGTTGAGGCTGGCAGCAATACCCACAATATCGATCTGCAGTCGAAATAAGTTCGACCGCAACCGGCGAACTCGTTCATGGCAGATACCACACCGTTGCCAGTCGCTTCGGCGAAGGGGAACGGTGTGGCTATTTCTTGTCCACGCCACCCCGCTATCGATGTAGAACCATGGCCACTTTTGGGCGATTCTGCCGGCGGAAAATGCTCGTTTCCACCTGATTCCCACGATTTCGTGGAATCTTCATTGACGGAACGAGCCCCGAAAAATATCACGGGATATTAGGTGTCTTCTTAATTCATTATCGCCTAAGTTCCCAGAGGTTCCCGGATGAAAGCTCGAGGCTTTACGCTTGTCGAATTGCTGGTGGTGATTGCCATCATTGGTGTGTTGATCGCTTTGTTGCTGCCGGCTGTGCAGCAGGCTCGCGAAGCAGCGCGTCGCATGCAGTGCAATAACAACCTGAAGCAAATCGGCATTGCGCTACACAACTTCCACGATACGTTTGGCCACTTCCCAGCCAGTTACGGCTTCACGGACAAGACGAAGATCGCCGGCACGAATCCTCAGTGGGGCTGGGGCGCACGCTTGTTGCCATTCATCGAACAGTCGGCCCTGCACGACACGCTGGGCGTGACTTCGCGCGAACTGAACGAAGCGTTGCCAACCACCAACTCGTCGAACTGGCCAGCCTTAGAAGTGGCTGCCATCCGCACGCCGATCAGTGGCTATCTTTGCCCAAGTGATGCGAGCAACGGCGAGATCAACACGACTGTCGACTTCATTCACTCCAGCGGTCCAGAATCGACCAAGCCTGCCATCAGCAACTACGTCGCTTGCATGGGTCACTATACCTACAACTGGAACGGTTCTCCTTCCGCCCAGGTGCCCGACTGGCACGGCGTGATGAACGTTCAAGATGGTATCAACATGGCTCGCATCACCGACGGAACCAGCAATACGTTTGCCATCGGCGAGCGTGATTACCTGCACCAGGCAGGCTACTGGGTTGGCGTTGGTAACTCGTACAGCGAAACCTATTGGTCGGCTCCGAAGGTCCTGGGGCGTACGTTCTCGAACAAGTTGAACACGCCTCTGACCGGTCGGTATTACTCGGCATTCGCCAGCATGCACCCAGGCGGTGCGAACTTCCTGTTCGCTGATGGCAGTGTGCACTTCATCGCCGACACGATCGAATCGAGCGAAGGTCTGACGACCAGCGGTGGTCAGGCAGCCTACTACACGTCGTTCTCGAATCTCGACAAGACCACCGTTGGTGTTTACCAGCGACTGGGCATGTCGGACGACGGCGTGACCCTTGGCGAATACTAATCACCACCGAACCGGAGAAGTTCTCGTGACCAAGATTTCGATTTCTTCGCTTAGCTTGTTCGCCGTAGTGCTCGCAGCCCTGGTCGGCTGTGGTCCTGGCAACCTTTCGTCGTCGTTGACCGGCGCGGTGACCATCGATGGTCAGCCGGCGCCGGAAGGACTTTCGCTGCAGTTTCAGCCAACCGGCCCCGGAGCGTCTCCTTCGTACGCTCGAACCGATGCCGATGGCAACTATGTCGCCGAATTCACCGCGACGCGGAAAGGCATTTTGCCCGGTACGCACATGATCAAGCTGCTGCCGAGCGAGATTACCCGAGCGATGCCGAAGCCAGGCGAAAAGCCCGCTCCGACGCCGTTCGACAAGCTGCCTCGCAACTACTACGAACAGATTGGCGAAGTCACCATTACCGACGGTTCCAACGTGTTCGATATCCAACTAAGCACGCAGGGCAAATAGCCTGCTTGCCTCCAGACGGAACCGAGAAAGGCCTGGCGTCGTGTACGATGCCAGGCTTTTTTCGTTAGACATTGTCAGGCGTCGGATGGGTCCACTCGCCTCGATAGGTTCGGGCGAGCAGCTTGTTCGCCTCGTCGTCGCCGGCGACTTGCTGCTGCTCAGCATCCCACGTCAGGCTCCGCCCCAGCTTCAGCGACAAGTTCGCCAGAATACAACTGGCGGTCGAGATGTGTCCCTGTTCGATATCGGCCACCGGTCGGCTGCGATTCTCGATCGCTTGCAGGAAGTTCCGCTGATGGGCCCGATTGGCGGCAGCGACATGTTGCTCCAGATCTTTCTCGTGCTGATCTTCCGGATACTTGTCCCACTCGGTCTTGGGACTGCCTGTTAGGGTCGCCTTGATCGAGCCCTTCGGGAAGAACTCGTACTTGTTGACGCTCGCTTTCAACGTTCCCTTATCGCCATAAAGGAACAACGCCCAAGGGTAGTCACGGTCAGGGGCATCGCCGTAGGTGCGATGCGTCCAGACGACATCCAGTTCGTCGAAATCAAACGTCGCGACCTGGGTGTCTGGCACATTGCCGGTGGCGTCTTGGTAGACGTATGTTCCGCCCCGGCTGTTGACGGAGTTCGGCCAACCGAGGTTCAGCATCCAGCGGACCGTGTCCAGCATGTGGATGCACATGTCGCCCATGATACCGTTGCCGAACTCATCGAACATTCGCCAGCTACGTGGGTGCATTACCGGGTTGAAGGGCAGCTTGGGAGCCGGCCCGGTCCACATTTCGTAATCGAGATATTCAGGCGGTGGGCAGTTCTCGGCCTTCCGATCGCGTCCCATGCCATAGTAACAGCAGACCTCGGCGTGCCCGATCGTCCCGAGTAAGCCTTCGTGGACGACCTTATCGCGGGCTTCGATCAAGTGAGCCGTACTGCGGCGCTGCGTACCGACCTGCACAACGCGGTCGTACTTGCGAGCCGCGGCCAGCATTGCCTGACCTTCGACGATATCGCGGCTGATCGGCTTTTGCACGTAGACATCGGCCCCGGCCCGACAGGCCTCGATCATGGTCAGCGCGTGCCAATGGTCGGGAGTGCCAATCAGGCAGATATCGAGATCTTTCTCGGCAAGCATCTTGCGGTAGTCGCCAAACTGTCGAGGCTGGTGGCCTGATTTCTGGCGGGAAGCGATCAGTTCCGCCGCGCCGGTTCGCATCTGGCTATCAACATCGCAGATCGAAACGACTTCGACCGGGGCGACCTGAATCAGCCGCATCAGGTCGCACTTGCCATACCAGCCGCAACCAATCAGCCCGACACGCTTCGGTTTGATGTCGAGCAGATCTTCCGCCCATGTCGAGCGAGGCAGCGAAGCAATGGTGGTCACCGCGGCGGCGGTCGTAAGAAACTGTCGACGATCCATGTTGGGGCTCCAGAACGGATAGATTCGATGAGGGAAGGTGTCTCACTATCTTAACAGCCCGGCAGAGCCCTTTCTGCCAGGAAAATCGTTGCGGCCCGACAACTGGCGGCCTCGATCTAAAGCAGACCACCAAGCTGGGATTGGTTCGCCTGCCCGGAACGAGGTACGATAGTATCAGGCGGCCCGAATCTATTGACATTCATTGACGAGACACCAATTCCCGAATTTCCGGGCTCCAGGAGCAAGCGTATGCCCAAGGTGGGAGAAAGTATCGACCGATTTAACGACTCGGTCCGGACACTTTTGATTTTGTTGCTGCTGATCGCTTTTTCGAGCGTTTCGTATTACGCGTGGTCGGTCTACAACGAAAAAGAACTGCAGTTGGCCGCCAAAGAGAAAGAGCTTCAAGAGCACGTCGCGAAGATCGGCGAGCTGGAAGAAGCGATCGACCAACTCTCGCTCCGGATCAAGTTGCTGAAGATCGACCGCCGGGTGGCTCGTCTAAAAGTGGTTAGCCAAGAGAAGCCGGAAGGAGCCGAACGCGTTGAATCGACGATCGAGTTCGTCGAGGTCGACCAGCATGGCACCCCCCTTACCGAACCGCAGCGATTCAAGATCGATGGCGACATGGTCTACGTGAACGGCAAAGTGGTGAAGTTCGATGACGAACTGGTCGAGACCAATGACCCGCTCCGTTCCGCTTCGATCTACCTGCTCCAGAAGATCTACGGCGAACATCAAAAGCCAATCGATGGCTACGCGATCGACCAGGTCGGCGAGCGTCCCGAAGTTTATGGCGTGCGGGACGAGCCATCGGAATACGAACAGAAAATCTGGAACAACTTCTGGGACATTGCCAACGATCCCACCAAGGCCGCCGAGTATGGTGTTCGAGCGGCTAACGAAGAATCGCAAGGGATGAAAGTTCGTCCGGGTAAATCGTACGAACTGGAAATCCGCAGCAGCGGCGGTCTGACCATCAAGCCGCTGCCAGAAAACGTCGAGCTTTAACCAGCGGTAAAACCGTTGCGGACGTTCTCTGGCGTCGTGCCTTGCAGGCAATCGACTACCTGACGCGAAACGCGGCTCCGCATGTTTTCCAGCGATTCAACACTGACAAAAGCCGCGTGCGGCGTGATGATCACGCGCGGATCGTTGTAAGGAGCCACGCTCAAGTCGCATGGCTCTGGATCTTGCACGTCGAGTGCCGCACCTGCCAGTTCGCCAGCATCCAAGGCGGCGGCCAGGGCATCGTGATCGACGATCGCCCCACGAGCGGTGTTGATCAGGTAAGCCGTCGGCTTCATCTTCTTGAACTGCTCGGCACCGATCGACTTCTTGGTTTCGGGGGTCGCTGGAATCAGCAGCGCGACGTAATCGGACTCAGCCAGCAGCTCGTCCATTTCGACCGTTTTGACGCCCTCTATGCTCTTCCCACTCCGGCTGGTGGCCAGAACGTTCAGGCCGAGGCACTTCGCTTTTTGAGCAAGCAACATCCCAATGTTGCCCAAACCAACGATCCCCAGCGTTTGCCCTTCCATCCGACGCATGATCGGGCCAGCGGTCAGGTCGTATTTGCCTGACATCGTGTCGTGGTGGTACATCGCCACTTTGCGAGCACAAGCGAACATCAGGGCCAGCGTATGCTCGGCGACTTCGGTCAGGCAGTAGTCCGGCGTGTTGGTGACCAGGATCCCCTTGGAAGTGCAGTAGTCGATATCGATGTTATCCAGGCCGATCCCCAGTCGAGCGACAATCTTCACCTTGGGCGAAGCTGAAATCACCTTTTCGGTCACCAGGGCCCAGTTGGTCATGATGGCGTCGACCTGGTGCTTTTGGGCCAGTTCGACCAGCGTTTGCTCGTCTTTCGAAGGCGAGACGATCAACTCGACGTCGTTGTCAGCAAGAACTTTCTTTTCGATTTCGAGTTCTTCCCAGGCGTAGTCAGTCAGCAGAACGTGGTATTTGGCCATCTTGGGTACTTGTGGGGGTTTGACGTGGAAGGATCGCGGGGCTGCGAAAAGCCCCATAATACTGGTCTCGATCCGCCGGGTGAACCCTCCGCCAAGACCGCTCTGGGCGTCATTTCGGCTGGTAGGGGGACCAAATGTCGCGTTTCGAGAGCAAGGTTTCCCCTTGTCGACAATGCCGTATACCCTTCTCCGCCACTGGCACGTCCCCTAAAATCGATGGATTCGACCGAACCAAGCCGCGAAGTGAACCCACGGACGAGCATCTATGCCGGTTTCCGATATCGAAGTCAAAGGGGCCCGCGAACACAATCTGCGTGACGTCACTCTGACGCTGCCTCGCAATAAGCTGATCTGCCTGACAGGCGTGAGTGGAAGTGGAAAGAGCTCGCTCGCGTTTGACACGATCTATGCGGAAGGGCAGCGACGTTACGTCGAGAGCTTGTCTAGCTATGCGCGCCAATTTATGGGGCAGATGCCCAAGCCCGATGTCGACTTCATCGGCGGCTTGACCCCCAGCATCTCGATTTCGCAGAAGACGACCAGCAACAATCCTCGCAGTACGGTCGGTACGATCACCGAGATCTACGACTACCTGCGCGTGATCTTCTCGCGAGTCGGCCAGGGCTTCTGTAGCGAGTGCGGTAAGAAGCTGACCGCCCAGACCCGCGAACAGATCCTCGAGCGGATTCTCGAGCAGCCGGAAGGTTCCGCCTTCTCGGTCTTGGCTCCGCTGGTCCGTGGCCAGAAAGGCGAGTTCAAAGATCTCTTCATCGACCTCCTGAAGCAGGGGTTCGTCCGGGCACGTGTCGATGGCGAAGTGATCCAACTGAATGACGAACTGCAGCTCGATCGCCAGATGCGGCATAACATCGAGTTGGTGATCGACCGCATCACGATCAAAGAAAACATCCGCGGCCGTCTGGCCGAAGCGGTCGAGCTGGCCTTGAAGATGGGCGAAGGCAGTTTGATCATTGCCCCGCGCGACGAAGAAGCCGCCGAAGGTGCTGAGGAAGCCCCCAAGCCGAAGCGAGCCAAAAGCAAACGGAGCAAGACGGCCGTTGCCGGCGACATGATGTTTTCGGTCGACTATGCGTGCGTCGACTGTGGTATCTCGTACGTTCCCCCCACGCCGCAGTTGTTCAGCTTCAACTCGCCCCAGGGGATGTGCCCGACCTGCGATGGTTTGGGGAAGGTCTACACGTTCGATCCGGAGTTGCTGGTTCCGGACGTGACGTTGTCGTTCAAGCAGGGTGCCATTGAACTGTTGGGCAAATGGAAAGAGCTCGGCCGCTGGAAGCGACACATCTACCAGGGTGTTGCCGACACGATGGAGCGCAAGTACGACCTGGGCAAAGGTGCCTTGCTGGAAACGGCTTGGCGCGACATGCAGAAAGAGCACCACGACTACCTGCTGTGGGGCACCGGCGACGAGCACATCACGTTCACCTGGCGAGGCGGCAATAGCCCTCAGATGTACGGCGGCACGTACGGTGGTATCGTTCCGGACCTGATCGAGAAATATCGCAATACGAACTCGAAGCCGCAGCAGCGGCAACTCGAAAAGTACATGGCAACGGTCATCTGCCCGCAGTGTCATGGGGATCGCTTGAATCCTCAGGCTCGGAGCGTCAAGATTTCGACGGCCAGCAAAGTCTTCGGCAAAGAGAACTCGAAGTCGCTGCCAGAGATCTGCCAACTTTCGATTCAGGAAGCATCCGCCTTCTTCGAAGCTCTTCAACTCGATTCCTTATCGGCGAAGATCGCGGAAGAAGCGACCAAAGAAATTCGCGGACGCCTCGGCTTCCTGCAGAACGTTGGTCTTGAATACCTGACGCTCGATCGAACGGCCCCGACGCTTAGCGGTGGTGAGTCGCAGCGTATCCGTCTGGCAGGCCAGATCGGCTGCGGCCTGGTTGGCGTGACGTACATTCTGGACGAACCTTCGATTGGTTTACATCCGCGCGATAACGACCGTTTGCTGGCAACGCTGAACGATCTTCGCGACCTGGGGAACACGGTGCTGGTGGTCGAGCACGACGAAGACACCATGCGCGTCGCCGACCATATCATCGACTTCGGCCCTGGGGCTGGTGTCCGGGGTGGCTATGTGGTCGCCCAAGGTTCCGCCAAGCAGTTGGAAGACGTCGAAGAAAGCGTCACCGGGCGATTCCTCTCCGGCAAAGAAAAGATCGAGATCCCCGAGTCGCGGCGTTCGATCGGCGAGAAGAAGATCCGCATCATCGGAGCGGCCCAGAACAATCTGAAGAACATCACGGCCGAGATCCCGCTGGGTGGCTTCGTCTGTATCACCGGGGCGAGCGGTAGCGGCAAGAGCTCGCTGATCAATGGCATTCTGGTCGAAGCCCTCCGCCGCGATTTGAACGGCGGCCTCGGCGAACCAGGCGAACACGAACGCATCGAAGGGATCGATCATCTCGACAAGATGATCGCCATCGATCAAAGCCCAATCGGTCGTACGCCACGCAGTAACCCAGCGACCTATATCAAGGTCTTCGACGAAATCCGCGATCTGTTCGCCCAACTGCCAGAATCTCGCAAGCGAGGCTACAAGCCTGGCCGCTTCAGTTTCAATGTGGATGGCGGCCGCTGTAGTGCCTGCGAAGGGAACGGGGCCAACAAGCTGGAAATGGACTTCCTGGCCGACATCTGGGTGACCTGTCCGGTTTGCGAAGGGCATCGCTTCAATCGCGAAACACTCGAAATCTTGTTCAAGGACAAGTCGATCGCCGACATCCTGGAGATGGATGTCCAAGACGCCCTGAAGACCTTCGAGAACGTCCCCAAGATCGCTCAGAAGCTGCAAACGCTGCATGACGTGGGGCTCGATTACATCAAGCTCGGTCAGCCATCGCCGACTCTTTCCGGTGGTGAAGCCCAGCGTATCAAGCTCGCCAAAGAGCTCTCGAAGCGAAGCACTGGCAAGACGCTGTATCTGTTGGACGAACCAACCACCGGTTTGCACTTCGCCGATACCAAGATGCTGCTGAAGGTGCTGCACAACTTCGCCGACGCCGGCAACACGGTGCTGGTGGTCGAACACAACCTGGACGTGATCAAAACGGCCGACTGGGTTGTCGACCTTGGCCCGGATGGCGGTGTGAACGGGGGGACAATCGTCGCCCAGGGAACACCGGAAGATGTCGCCGCCGTCGAGGCTTCGTTCACCGGCCAGGCCCTCAAGCCGCTGCTGAAGGGAGAGACCAGCCGAGCCGTCGCCGAGATCAAACGTGCCGCCAAGCTCTCGCAGCAGACCGCCAAGGTCCAGGCCAAACGGATCGACGTCCGTGGTGCCAAGATGCACAACCTGAAGGACGTCAGCGTCAGCATCGATCGCGACAAGATGACCGTCTTCTGCGGGCCGAGCGGTA
This genomic interval from Bremerella sp. JC817 contains the following:
- a CDS encoding DUF1559 domain-containing protein; the protein is MKKRAFTLVELLVVIAIIGVLIALLLPAVQQAREAARRMQCNNNLKQIGLGLHNFHDTYGRFPASYGFNDQANAGSWVKAWGWGSRILPFLEQSALHDLLGVSRREFNDALPGNNSSSWPAVEVAAMRTPLDAFICPSDPGDDINTSVDFCHTGGPDSTKPAKSNYAGVMGHYTTNWYASPSASIPNQHGVMNPQEGARMADITDGTSNTFAIGERDSIHHAAYWVGPGNVNSESSWSSPKAIGRTFGQKVNQPLVGRFYLAFSSLHPGGANFLFADGSVHFIAETIESKEGLKNDGNPAAWYTSYNDLDTSTVGVYQKLGLRDDGQSVGQY
- a CDS encoding DUF1559 domain-containing protein, coding for MKARGFTLVELLVVIAIIGVLIALLLPAVQQAREAARRMQCNNNLKQIGIALHNFHDTFGHFPASYGFTDKTKIAGTNPQWGWGARLLPFIEQSALHDTLGVTSRELNEALPTTNSSNWPALEVAAIRTPISGYLCPSDASNGEINTTVDFIHSSGPESTKPAISNYVACMGHYTYNWNGSPSAQVPDWHGVMNVQDGINMARITDGTSNTFAIGERDYLHQAGYWVGVGNSYSETYWSAPKVLGRTFSNKLNTPLTGRYYSAFASMHPGGANFLFADGSVHFIADTIESSEGLTTSGGQAAYYTSFSNLDKTTVGVYQRLGMSDDGVTLGEY
- a CDS encoding Gfo/Idh/MocA family oxidoreductase, which translates into the protein MDRRQFLTTAAAVTTIASLPRSTWAEDLLDIKPKRVGLIGCGWYGKCDLMRLIQVAPVEVVSICDVDSQMRTGAAELIASRQKSGHQPRQFGDYRKMLAEKDLDICLIGTPDHWHALTMIEACRAGADVYVQKPISRDIVEGQAMLAAARKYDRVVQVGTQRRSTAHLIEARDKVVHEGLLGTIGHAEVCCYYGMGRDRKAENCPPPEYLDYEMWTGPAPKLPFNPVMHPRSWRMFDEFGNGIMGDMCIHMLDTVRWMLNLGWPNSVNSRGGTYVYQDATGNVPDTQVATFDFDELDVVWTHRTYGDAPDRDYPWALFLYGDKGTLKASVNKYEFFPKGSIKATLTGSPKTEWDKYPEDQHEKDLEQHVAAANRAHQRNFLQAIENRSRPVADIEQGHISTASCILANLSLKLGRSLTWDAEQQQVAGDDEANKLLARTYRGEWTHPTPDNV
- a CDS encoding C-terminal binding protein, whose amino-acid sequence is MAKYHVLLTDYAWEELEIEKKVLADNDVELIVSPSKDEQTLVELAQKHQVDAIMTNWALVTEKVISASPKVKIVARLGIGLDNIDIDYCTSKGILVTNTPDYCLTEVAEHTLALMFACARKVAMYHHDTMSGKYDLTAGPIMRRMEGQTLGIVGLGNIGMLLAQKAKCLGLNVLATSRSGKSIEGVKTVEMDELLAESDYVALLIPATPETKKSIGAEQFKKMKPTAYLINTARGAIVDHDALAAALDAGELAGAALDVQDPEPCDLSVAPYNDPRVIITPHAAFVSVESLENMRSRVSRQVVDCLQGTTPENVRNGFTAG